One stretch of Xanthomonas sp. DAR 35659 DNA includes these proteins:
- a CDS encoding glycine cleavage system protein R: MPEAPLTDTTPRPAPTENHLLINAYTTHPESPLLPVTRRIADSGCNLVDARLATVGRDVSVTALATGSWDSVAKLEAMLTRLDREEGMKLVWYRTGAKQAQSNLLPYIVEVIAADKPGILFQLADFFDRQGITIENLQSTRYRAMQTGAEMFSAQVTIGVPANMHIAALRDDFLEFCDHLNLDAIMDPMKF; the protein is encoded by the coding sequence ATGCCGGAAGCCCCTTTGACAGACACCACGCCCCGGCCCGCGCCGACCGAAAACCACCTCCTGATCAACGCCTACACGACGCATCCGGAGTCGCCGCTGCTGCCGGTGACGCGCCGCATCGCCGACAGCGGCTGCAATCTGGTCGATGCGCGCCTGGCCACGGTCGGCCGCGACGTGTCGGTGACCGCGCTGGCCACCGGCTCGTGGGATTCGGTGGCCAAGCTGGAAGCCATGCTGACCCGCCTGGACCGCGAGGAAGGCATGAAGCTGGTGTGGTACCGCACCGGCGCCAAGCAGGCGCAGTCCAACCTGCTGCCCTATATCGTCGAGGTCATCGCCGCCGACAAGCCGGGCATCCTGTTCCAGTTGGCGGATTTCTTCGATCGCCAGGGCATCACCATCGAGAACCTGCAGAGCACGCGCTACCGCGCCATGCAGACCGGCGCGGAGATGTTCTCGGCGCAGGTGACGATCGGGGTGCCGGCGAACATGCACATCGCCGCGTTGCGCGACGACTTCCTCGAGTTCTGCGACCACCTCAACCTGGACGCGATCATGGACCCGATGAAGTTCTGA
- the thiD gene encoding bifunctional hydroxymethylpyrimidine kinase/phosphomethylpyrimidine kinase, translating to MSAPTVVSALSIAGTDSGGGAGIQADLKTFAAHRVHGLAAVAALTAQHTRGVEAVHVPPLPFLRAQLDACFADFDIAAVKLGMLANAAVIHLVADALEEYRPPFVVLDPVMVATSGAKLLEDDALDALRQRLLPLATLVTPNAPEAQLLLGRSIENADDAEHATAALLAAGAQAVLLKGGHLAEGARVIDRYDDGVSRSEFRHARLPLQAHGTGCTLAAAIAAQLCQGLALPAACEAAIDYVARALQGGYRPGRSDIVVLDHIGAARSA from the coding sequence ATGAGCGCACCCACCGTCGTCTCCGCACTGAGCATCGCCGGCACCGATTCGGGCGGCGGCGCCGGCATCCAGGCCGATCTGAAGACCTTCGCCGCGCACCGCGTGCATGGCCTAGCGGCCGTGGCCGCGCTGACCGCGCAGCACACCCGCGGGGTCGAGGCCGTGCACGTACCGCCGCTGCCGTTCCTGCGCGCGCAACTCGACGCCTGCTTCGCCGATTTCGACATCGCCGCGGTCAAGCTCGGCATGCTCGCCAATGCCGCGGTGATCCACCTGGTCGCCGATGCGCTGGAAGAATACCGGCCGCCGTTCGTGGTGCTGGACCCGGTGATGGTCGCCACCAGCGGCGCCAAGCTGCTCGAGGACGACGCGCTGGATGCGCTGCGCCAGCGCCTGCTGCCGCTGGCGACGCTGGTCACGCCGAACGCGCCCGAGGCGCAACTGCTGCTGGGACGCAGCATCGAGAACGCCGACGACGCCGAACACGCCACCGCCGCGCTGCTCGCGGCCGGCGCGCAGGCGGTGCTGCTCAAGGGCGGCCACCTCGCCGAAGGCGCACGGGTGATCGACCGCTACGACGATGGCGTCAGCCGCAGCGAGTTCCGCCACGCGCGGCTGCCGCTGCAGGCGCACGGCACCGGTTGCACCCTGGCCGCGGCGATCGCCGCACAGCTGTGCCAGGGCCTGGCGTTGCCGGCGGCCTGCGAGGCGGCGATCGACTATGTCGCCCGCGCACTGCAGGGCGGCTACCGCCCCGGCCGCAGCGACATCGTGGTTCTCGATCACATCGGCGCCGCACGCAGCGCATGA
- a CDS encoding pirin family protein, whose translation MLQIRPSTTRGRAEHGWLSSRHTFSFGHYHDPRYMGFGPLRVINEDRVTPGQGFGTHAHRDMEILSYVVDGALEHKDSMGNGSVLRYGDVQRMSAGSGVTHSEFNHSASEPVHFLQIWLLPERAGIEPGYEEKHFAPESKRGQLRLIAAPQGEDGAVKIHQDARIYAAILDGEERIDYPLAAGRGAYVQVIRGTLTVNGQTLQAGDAAQAVDEAQLRFADAQDTEFLLFDLPR comes from the coding sequence ATGCTGCAGATCCGCCCCAGCACCACCCGCGGCCGCGCCGAGCACGGCTGGCTGTCCTCGCGCCACACCTTCTCCTTCGGTCACTACCACGACCCGCGCTACATGGGCTTCGGGCCGCTGCGGGTGATCAACGAGGATCGCGTGACGCCGGGCCAGGGCTTCGGCACCCACGCGCACCGCGACATGGAGATCCTGTCCTATGTGGTCGACGGCGCGCTGGAGCACAAGGACAGCATGGGCAACGGTTCGGTGCTGCGCTACGGCGACGTGCAGCGCATGAGCGCCGGCTCCGGAGTGACCCATAGCGAGTTCAACCACTCCGCCAGCGAGCCGGTGCACTTCCTGCAGATCTGGTTGCTGCCCGAACGCGCCGGGATCGAACCCGGCTACGAGGAAAAGCACTTTGCGCCTGAGAGCAAGCGCGGCCAGTTGCGCCTGATCGCCGCCCCGCAGGGCGAGGACGGCGCGGTGAAGATCCACCAGGATGCGCGCATCTATGCGGCGATCCTGGATGGCGAGGAGCGCATCGACTACCCCCTGGCCGCCGGGCGCGGCGCCTACGTGCAGGTCATCCGCGGCACGCTGACGGTCAATGGCCAGACGCTGCAGGCCGGCGACGCGGCGCAGGCGGTGGACGAGGCGCAGTTGCGCTTCGCCGATGCGCAGGACACGGAATTCCTGCTGTTCGACCTGCCGCGCTAA
- a CDS encoding PhoH family protein produces MTRGKRIYVLDTNVLMHDPTALFKFEEHDVFLPMQVIEELDNAKKGMSEVSRNARQVSRFLNELIEGAGAEQIESGIPLSHPQGIQLKSSGSIGRLYFQTRPVEPGRSFGTVAPDNKILASVLALREEGPETPVILVSKDINLRIKAAISGLVAEDYENDRALDDFSLLYTGAIELPEDFWQKHNQDLRSWSDKGRTCYEIALANDEDWYPNQYLYLPGEDEVELRVVKVNAERKATLALVDDFRSGQHAVWGIAARNREQNFALNALMDPEIDFVTLLGTAGTGKTLLALAAGLAQTMDQQRYREIIMTRATVSVGEDIGFLPGTEEEKMTPWMGALTDNLEVLTHNQDGGAWGRAATNDLLASRIKIRSMNFMRGRTFLSRYLILDEAQNLTPKQMKTLITRAGPGTKIVCLGNVEQIDTPYLTETTSGLTYAVDRFKAWPHSAHITLRRGERSRLADYASEVL; encoded by the coding sequence ATGACCCGAGGCAAGCGCATCTACGTGCTGGATACCAACGTGCTGATGCACGACCCGACCGCGCTGTTCAAGTTCGAGGAGCACGACGTGTTCCTGCCGATGCAGGTGATCGAGGAGCTGGACAACGCCAAGAAGGGCATGTCCGAAGTCAGCCGCAACGCGCGCCAGGTCAGCCGCTTCCTCAATGAACTGATCGAGGGCGCCGGCGCCGAGCAGATCGAGTCGGGCATCCCGCTCAGCCATCCGCAGGGGATCCAGCTCAAGAGCAGCGGCAGCATCGGCCGGCTGTACTTCCAGACCCGTCCGGTCGAGCCCGGACGCAGTTTCGGTACCGTGGCGCCGGACAACAAGATCCTGGCGTCGGTGCTGGCGCTGCGCGAGGAGGGCCCGGAAACGCCGGTGATCCTGGTGTCCAAGGACATCAACCTGCGGATCAAGGCGGCGATCAGCGGCCTGGTCGCCGAGGACTACGAGAACGACCGCGCGCTGGACGATTTCAGCCTGCTCTACACCGGCGCGATCGAGCTGCCGGAGGATTTCTGGCAGAAGCACAACCAGGACCTGCGCAGTTGGAGCGACAAGGGCCGCACCTGCTACGAGATCGCGCTGGCCAACGACGAGGACTGGTATCCGAACCAGTACCTGTACCTGCCCGGCGAGGACGAAGTGGAACTGCGCGTGGTCAAGGTCAACGCCGAGCGCAAGGCGACGCTGGCGCTGGTCGACGATTTCCGCAGCGGCCAGCACGCGGTGTGGGGCATCGCCGCGCGCAACCGCGAGCAGAACTTCGCGCTCAACGCGCTGATGGACCCGGAGATCGACTTCGTCACCCTGCTCGGCACCGCCGGCACCGGCAAGACCCTGCTGGCGCTGGCCGCGGGCCTGGCGCAGACCATGGACCAGCAGCGCTACCGCGAGATCATCATGACCCGCGCCACGGTCAGCGTCGGCGAGGACATCGGCTTCCTGCCCGGCACCGAGGAAGAGAAGATGACGCCGTGGATGGGCGCGCTGACCGACAACCTGGAAGTGCTGACCCACAACCAGGACGGCGGCGCCTGGGGCCGCGCGGCGACCAACGACCTGCTCGCCAGCCGGATCAAGATCCGCTCGATGAACTTCATGCGCGGGCGCACCTTCCTGTCGCGCTACCTGATCCTGGACGAAGCGCAGAACCTGACGCCCAAGCAGATGAAGACCCTGATCACCCGCGCCGGTCCCGGTACCAAGATCGTGTGCCTGGGCAACGTCGAACAGATCGACACGCCCTACCTCACCGAAACCACCTCCGGCCTGACCTACGCGGTGGACCGCTTCAAGGCCTGGCCGCACAGCGCGCACATCACCCTGCGCCGCGGCGAGCGCTCGCGCCTGGCCGACTACGCCTCGGAGGTGCTGTGA
- a CDS encoding 2-dehydro-3-deoxygalactonokinase, translated as MIAIDWGTSSLRGYRLAADGRVLAQRRSDQGIGASQGRFAATLAALIDGWPGDVVLCGMIGSRNGWIELPYVPCPADAAALAAAMQPLQDPALPGRTLWFVPGVASSAEAVPDVMRGEETQLIGLLDVLAQEAQGVGRHSVCLPGTHSKWVDLQHGRIAALATMMTGELYALLRQHSLLARLMEADDAHFDSAGFDAGLQRSGEPGGLLHHLFGVRSLGLFERLSAAAAPSYLSGLLIGHELRARLPLAPQVHLIGGSGLLDRYAHALHALGSRAQAHPEDLAARGLYRLARQRGGIAD; from the coding sequence ATGATCGCCATCGATTGGGGCACCAGCAGCCTGCGCGGCTACCGCCTGGCGGCCGACGGCCGCGTGCTCGCGCAACGCCGCAGCGACCAGGGCATCGGTGCCAGCCAGGGCCGTTTCGCCGCCACCCTGGCGGCGTTGATCGACGGCTGGCCGGGCGACGTCGTGCTGTGCGGCATGATCGGCAGCCGCAACGGCTGGATCGAACTGCCGTACGTGCCCTGCCCGGCCGACGCCGCGGCGCTGGCCGCGGCGATGCAGCCGCTGCAGGACCCCGCCCTGCCCGGGCGCACGCTGTGGTTCGTGCCCGGCGTGGCCAGCAGCGCCGAGGCGGTCCCGGACGTGATGCGCGGCGAGGAGACCCAACTGATCGGGCTGCTCGACGTCCTCGCGCAGGAGGCGCAGGGCGTCGGCCGCCACAGCGTGTGCCTGCCCGGCACCCACAGCAAATGGGTCGATCTGCAACACGGCCGCATCGCCGCCCTGGCGACGATGATGACCGGCGAGTTGTACGCGCTGCTGCGCCAGCACAGCCTGCTGGCGCGGCTGATGGAGGCCGACGACGCGCACTTCGACAGCGCCGGCTTCGACGCCGGCCTGCAGCGCAGCGGCGAACCCGGCGGGCTGCTGCACCACCTGTTCGGCGTGCGCAGCCTGGGCCTGTTCGAGCGCCTGAGCGCGGCCGCGGCGCCGTCCTACCTGTCCGGCCTGCTGATCGGCCACGAACTGCGCGCGCGCCTGCCACTGGCGCCGCAGGTGCACCTGATCGGTGGCAGCGGCCTGCTGGACCGCTACGCGCATGCGCTGCACGCGCTGGGCAGCCGGGCCCAGGCCCACCCGGAAGACCTCGCCGCGCGCGGCCTGTACCGCCTGGCGCGGCAGCGCGGCGGCATCGCCGACTGA
- a CDS encoding alpha/beta fold hydrolase, which translates to MSAPPPPHEVLPASAGDGHRWNVLVRMPAAPRRALLWLPALGVAARHYLPFAEALAARDVAVFVHEWRGNGSSTLRPSRASDWGYRQLLCEDLPASHVALARHTALPLTLGGHSLGGQLACCYAALHPQAAAQLWLVASGTPYWRCFAPPRRYLLPLAYRFLAWLAQRQGVLHGRRLGFGSTEARSLIADWARVGLSNRYAAAGLAVDLEALLAQLQVPARGVLLRDDWMAPEASLRALLRKLASPSQLHVLDAAQLGTAADHFAWMKQPAAVVQALLGAEH; encoded by the coding sequence ATGAGCGCGCCCCCACCGCCGCACGAGGTGCTGCCAGCCAGCGCCGGCGACGGCCATCGCTGGAACGTGCTCGTGCGCATGCCTGCCGCGCCGCGGCGGGCACTGCTGTGGCTGCCCGCGCTCGGCGTCGCCGCGCGGCACTACCTGCCGTTCGCCGAGGCGCTGGCGGCACGCGACGTGGCGGTGTTCGTGCACGAGTGGCGCGGCAACGGCAGCAGCACGCTGCGGCCCTCGCGCGCCAGCGACTGGGGCTATCGGCAGTTGCTGTGCGAAGACCTGCCGGCCAGCCACGTGGCGCTCGCGCGGCACACCGCGCTGCCGCTGACCCTGGGCGGCCACAGCCTCGGCGGGCAGTTGGCCTGCTGCTACGCCGCGCTGCATCCGCAAGCCGCCGCACAGCTGTGGCTGGTCGCCAGCGGCACCCCGTACTGGCGCTGCTTCGCCCCGCCGCGCCGCTACCTGCTGCCGCTGGCATACCGCTTCCTGGCCTGGCTCGCGCAGCGTCAGGGCGTACTGCATGGACGCCGGCTCGGCTTCGGCAGCACCGAAGCGCGCTCGCTGATCGCCGACTGGGCGCGCGTGGGCCTGAGCAATCGCTATGCGGCGGCCGGCCTGGCCGTGGACCTGGAAGCGCTGCTGGCGCAACTGCAGGTGCCGGCGCGCGGCGTGCTGCTGCGGGACGACTGGATGGCGCCGGAAGCGTCGCTGCGCGCCTTGCTGCGCAAGCTCGCCTCACCGTCGCAGCTGCATGTGCTGGATGCGGCGCAGTTGGGCACCGCGGCCGATCACTTCGCCTGGATGAAGCAGCCGGCGGCGGTCGTGCAGGCACTGCTCGGCGCCGAACACTGA
- the dapA gene encoding 4-hydroxy-tetrahydrodipicolinate synthase, giving the protein MSLFGIITALATPFQGDGDLDLDAWQRLLKRQLDGGVQGVVVAGSTGEAATLLDEEYDRILREAVQAIGGRVPVLAGTGLSGTAKTVALTRRAAANGAQYALVVTPPYVRPTQAGLLAHYLQVAEQGGLPVVLYNVPGRTGCDLVPETVAQLAQHPNIVGIKDASSDPQRIAALAALRSERFAVLSGDDGSAAQAMLAGYDGLISVASNALPAAYRRLCDLARAQRAEPAQAWDARLQPFHAFCGVESNPIPVKALLQRAGIGQGLRLPLLPLSAAHQATADRLAADAAALEELSSRETLAA; this is encoded by the coding sequence TTGTCCCTCTTCGGCATCATCACCGCTCTGGCCACGCCCTTCCAGGGCGACGGCGACCTCGACCTCGACGCCTGGCAACGGCTGCTCAAACGGCAGCTGGATGGCGGCGTGCAGGGCGTGGTGGTGGCCGGATCGACCGGTGAGGCGGCCACGCTGCTGGACGAGGAGTACGACCGCATCCTGCGCGAGGCGGTGCAGGCGATCGGCGGGCGCGTGCCGGTGCTGGCCGGGACCGGCCTGTCCGGCACCGCCAAGACCGTGGCGCTGACCCGCCGCGCCGCCGCCAACGGTGCGCAGTACGCGCTGGTGGTGACCCCGCCGTACGTGCGTCCGACCCAGGCCGGGCTGCTTGCGCACTATCTGCAGGTGGCCGAGCAGGGCGGCCTGCCGGTGGTGCTGTACAACGTGCCCGGGCGCACCGGCTGCGACCTGGTGCCGGAGACGGTGGCGCAGTTGGCGCAGCATCCCAACATCGTCGGCATCAAGGACGCCAGCAGCGACCCGCAGCGCATCGCCGCGCTGGCGGCCTTGCGCAGCGAGCGGTTCGCCGTGCTCAGCGGCGACGACGGCAGCGCCGCGCAGGCCATGCTGGCCGGCTACGACGGGCTGATCTCGGTCGCCTCCAATGCCTTGCCCGCCGCCTACCGGCGCCTGTGCGACCTGGCGCGCGCGCAGCGCGCCGAGCCGGCGCAGGCCTGGGACGCACGGCTGCAGCCGTTCCACGCCTTCTGCGGCGTCGAGTCCAACCCGATTCCGGTCAAGGCGCTGCTGCAGCGCGCCGGCATCGGCCAGGGCCTGCGGCTGCCGCTGCTGCCGCTGTCCGCGGCGCACCAGGCCACGGCCGACCGTCTCGCCGCCGACGCCGCGGCGTTGGAAGAACTATCCAGCCGCGAAACGCTCGCGGCCTGA
- a CDS encoding YoaK family protein, translating to MNFELPRWAWAFAGALACVAGMVNVVGYLGFEHQAVTHLTGTTTLLGAALAAGDLRTIGNLVGVVLAFLGGAVLSGIVIQDSRLRLGRRYGVALALEALLLLAAMQAFKQQQILGALLAATACGLQNAMTTTYSGAVVRTTHLTGMFTDLGIGLGQALRGLPLPRRRIRLTLLIIGGFLSGGVLGALAYRQVGFDALLAPALLTGVVGSVYGLQAHYRRRER from the coding sequence ATGAACTTCGAATTGCCGCGCTGGGCCTGGGCGTTCGCCGGCGCGCTGGCCTGCGTCGCCGGCATGGTCAACGTGGTCGGCTATCTCGGCTTCGAGCACCAGGCCGTGACCCACCTGACCGGCACCACCACCCTGCTCGGCGCGGCGCTGGCGGCGGGCGACCTGCGCACGATCGGCAACCTGGTCGGCGTGGTACTGGCCTTCCTCGGCGGCGCGGTGCTCAGCGGCATCGTGATCCAGGACAGCCGCCTGCGCCTGGGCCGTCGCTACGGCGTGGCGCTTGCCCTGGAAGCATTGCTGCTGCTGGCGGCGATGCAGGCGTTCAAGCAACAGCAGATCCTCGGCGCCCTGCTCGCCGCCACCGCCTGCGGCCTGCAGAACGCGATGACCACCACCTACAGCGGCGCGGTGGTGCGCACCACCCACCTGACCGGCATGTTCACCGACCTGGGCATCGGCCTGGGCCAGGCGCTGCGCGGCCTGCCGCTGCCGCGCCGGCGCATCCGCCTGACCCTGCTGATCATCGGCGGTTTCCTCTCCGGCGGCGTGCTCGGCGCGCTGGCCTATCGCCAGGTCGGCTTCGATGCGCTGCTGGCGCCGGCGCTGCTGACCGGGGTGGTCGGCAGCGTCTACGGACTGCAGGCGCACTACCGGCGCCGCGAGCGCTGA
- a CDS encoding LysR substrate-binding domain-containing protein, translating into MLKISLDALQILDAIDRRGSFSAAGKALYKVPSTISYTVAKLEEDLGVQLFTRLGPKVALTAAGAELLREGRHLLRAASDLELRVRRVASGWETEFALGLDSVFAPDCLAEDMAAFYAVADQTRLRIVQESLSGTWEALLDRRVDLLIGAAGEGPSGGGYVAEPFGTLPFVFVVAPTHPLAQAAEPLGRSQLAEHRAVAVADSARRLLPRTVGLLFGQDALTVPDMPSKYRLQLAGLGFGFLPEPYARAALARGALVRKQVEEPKPDEVFQLAWRSGEEGAALAWWRTRMRKPGVFEAWLARLQARLD; encoded by the coding sequence ATGCTCAAGATCAGCCTCGACGCCTTGCAGATCCTCGACGCCATCGACCGCCGGGGCTCGTTCTCGGCCGCGGGTAAGGCGCTGTACAAAGTGCCCTCTACCATTTCCTACACCGTGGCCAAGCTGGAGGAGGACCTGGGCGTGCAGCTGTTCACGCGGCTCGGGCCGAAGGTGGCGCTGACCGCGGCCGGGGCGGAGTTGCTGCGCGAGGGCCGGCATCTGCTGCGCGCGGCCAGCGATCTGGAGCTGCGCGTGCGCCGCGTCGCCTCCGGTTGGGAGACCGAATTCGCGCTGGGCCTGGACTCGGTGTTCGCGCCGGACTGCCTGGCCGAGGACATGGCGGCCTTCTACGCGGTGGCCGACCAGACCCGATTGCGGATCGTGCAGGAATCGCTGTCCGGCACCTGGGAGGCGTTGCTGGACCGGCGCGTCGATTTGCTGATCGGTGCGGCCGGGGAGGGCCCCAGCGGCGGCGGTTATGTCGCCGAGCCGTTCGGCACGCTGCCGTTCGTGTTCGTGGTCGCGCCCACGCATCCGCTGGCGCAGGCCGCCGAGCCGCTCGGCCGCAGCCAGTTGGCCGAACACCGCGCGGTCGCGGTCGCCGATTCGGCGCGGCGGTTGTTGCCGCGCACGGTGGGGTTGTTGTTCGGGCAGGACGCGCTGACCGTGCCGGACATGCCCAGCAAGTACCGGCTGCAACTGGCCGGGCTCGGCTTCGGTTTCCTGCCCGAGCCCTATGCGCGGGCGGCGCTGGCGCGTGGTGCGCTGGTGCGCAAGCAGGTCGAGGAACCGAAGCCGGACGAGGTGTTCCAGTTGGCCTGGCGCAGCGGCGAGGAGGGCGCGGCGCTGGCCTGGTGGCGCACGCGCATGCGCAAGCCCGGGGTGTTCGAGGCGTGGCTGGCGCGGCTGCAGGCGCGATTGGACTGA
- the fdxA gene encoding ferredoxin FdxA — MPFVVTENCIKCKYTDCVEVCPVDCFHAGPNFLVIDPDECIDCTLCEPECPANAIYPEDDVPAGQEGFVALNAELAKAWPVLTTRQEPLPDAADWDGKPNKLPLLQK; from the coding sequence ATGCCTTTCGTCGTCACCGAAAACTGCATCAAGTGCAAATACACCGACTGCGTGGAAGTGTGCCCCGTGGATTGCTTCCACGCCGGCCCGAACTTCCTGGTGATCGATCCGGACGAATGCATCGACTGCACCCTGTGCGAGCCGGAATGCCCGGCCAACGCCATCTATCCCGAGGACGACGTGCCGGCCGGCCAGGAAGGCTTCGTCGCGCTCAACGCGGAACTGGCCAAGGCCTGGCCGGTGCTGACCACGCGTCAGGAGCCGCTGCCCGACGCCGCCGACTGGGACGGCAAGCCGAACAAGCTGCCGCTGCTGCAGAAGTAA
- a CDS encoding DedA family protein/thiosulfate sulfurtransferase GlpE: MQDLIARYGLGLVFVNVLALSLGLPVPALPTLILVGATYALLDGAAMWGALLAALSVSMLASLLGDLVWFGAGRRYGNRTLQSLCRLSLSRDTCMKQTERFYARWGVRVLTVAKFVPGLSMVSVPMAGAMRVRPGAFLRYDALGAALWAGGGLLLGLLFADQVQDVLDWLSLLGTRAVLLLAGLLALYVGYRAWRRHALLKSMETLRIDVDELYALMQGEAVPVVLDIRAPGYRALEPYAIPGALEVDDRRLDAILAVLPRGRKIVIYCACPNEVSAAVLATRLRQHDYADVLPLRGGLEAWRAAGYEVVEVGEGEAGVSPPAERQIAA; encoded by the coding sequence ATGCAGGATCTGATCGCGCGTTACGGCCTGGGCCTGGTCTTCGTCAACGTGCTGGCCCTGTCGCTGGGGTTGCCGGTGCCGGCGTTGCCGACGCTGATCCTGGTCGGCGCGACCTATGCGCTGCTCGATGGCGCCGCGATGTGGGGCGCGTTGCTGGCGGCGTTGTCGGTGTCGATGCTGGCCAGCCTGCTCGGCGATCTGGTCTGGTTCGGCGCCGGGCGCCGCTACGGCAACCGCACCTTGCAGTCGCTGTGCCGCCTGTCGCTGTCGCGCGACACCTGCATGAAGCAGACCGAGCGCTTCTACGCGCGCTGGGGCGTACGTGTGCTGACGGTGGCCAAGTTCGTGCCCGGCCTGTCGATGGTGTCGGTGCCGATGGCCGGGGCGATGCGCGTGCGTCCGGGCGCGTTCCTGCGCTACGACGCGCTCGGTGCGGCGCTGTGGGCCGGTGGCGGCTTGCTGCTCGGCCTGCTGTTCGCCGACCAGGTGCAGGACGTGCTGGATTGGTTGAGCCTGCTCGGCACGCGCGCGGTGCTGCTGCTGGCCGGCCTGCTGGCGCTGTACGTGGGCTATCGCGCCTGGCGCCGGCATGCGCTGCTGAAGTCGATGGAGACGTTGCGCATCGACGTGGACGAACTGTACGCGCTGATGCAGGGCGAGGCCGTGCCGGTGGTGTTGGACATCCGCGCGCCGGGCTATCGCGCGCTCGAGCCGTATGCGATTCCCGGTGCGCTGGAAGTGGACGATCGACGCCTGGACGCGATCCTCGCGGTGCTGCCGCGCGGGCGCAAGATCGTCATCTACTGCGCCTGCCCGAACGAGGTCTCGGCCGCGGTGCTGGCCACGCGGCTGCGCCAGCACGACTACGCCGACGTACTGCCGCTGCGCGGCGGCCTGGAGGCGTGGCGCGCGGCCGGCTACGAGGTGGTGGAGGTGGGCGAGGGCGAGGCGGGGGTCTCGCCGCCAGCGGAGCGCCAGATCGCCGCGTGA
- a CDS encoding peroxiredoxin, translating to MKDGDTLDRTTLALPLALSGGASATLGDYAGRWLVLYFYPKDSTPGCTTEGIDFNALLPQFKQANAAVLGVSRDSVKSHDTFCAKQGFRFPLVSDADEALCRAFDVIKEKNMYGRQVLGIERSTFLISPSGRLLRSWRKVKVPGHAQAVFDALQAAAQQ from the coding sequence ATGAAGGACGGCGACACCCTGGACCGCACCACGCTGGCCTTGCCGCTGGCGCTGTCCGGCGGCGCCAGCGCCACGCTCGGCGATTACGCCGGCCGCTGGCTGGTGCTGTATTTCTACCCCAAGGACAGCACCCCCGGCTGCACCACCGAGGGCATCGACTTCAACGCCTTGTTGCCGCAGTTCAAGCAGGCCAACGCCGCCGTGCTCGGGGTCTCGCGCGACTCGGTGAAGTCGCACGACACGTTCTGCGCCAAGCAGGGCTTCCGCTTCCCGCTGGTCAGCGACGCCGACGAGGCCCTGTGCCGCGCCTTCGACGTGATCAAGGAAAAGAACATGTACGGCCGCCAGGTGCTCGGCATCGAGCGCAGCACCTTCCTGATCTCGCCCTCGGGCCGGCTGCTGCGCAGCTGGCGCAAGGTCAAGGTTCCCGGCCACGCCCAGGCCGTGTTCGACGCACTGCAGGCCGCCGCCCAGCAGTGA
- a CDS encoding SMP-30/gluconolactonase/LRE family protein, with the protein MSATPAPAHTATLALDSRCTHGEGVVWCERRQVLFWVDIDGRQLWRHDPASGATRHWALPDRPGCLGLYDDGRLLLALAKGVYAADPDASPDQAGELPLHKLADLEPERDDTRSNDGRADRHGNFVFGTMSERADQAPVGSFYQWSTRHGLRRLPLPGVAIPNAICFSADGRTLYYCDSVRPQILCCDYDPIAAQTSNSRVFAELDHPGAEPDGAIVDAEGHLWNAQWRAWRVVRYRPDGSIERRVALPVKHPTCPALGGADGRTLYLSTSRIDHADDELARTPQAGGLFVAAVGIAGLPEGRIASA; encoded by the coding sequence ATGAGCGCGACGCCAGCGCCGGCGCACACCGCCACGCTCGCCTTGGACAGCCGCTGCACCCACGGCGAAGGCGTGGTCTGGTGCGAACGTCGGCAGGTGCTGTTCTGGGTCGACATCGACGGGCGCCAGCTGTGGCGGCACGATCCGGCCAGCGGCGCCACCCGCCACTGGGCCCTGCCCGACCGCCCCGGCTGCCTGGGCCTGTACGACGACGGCCGCCTGCTGCTGGCGCTGGCCAAGGGCGTGTACGCCGCCGATCCCGACGCCAGCCCCGACCAGGCCGGCGAACTGCCGCTGCACAAGCTGGCCGACCTGGAACCCGAGCGCGACGACACCCGCAGCAACGACGGCCGCGCCGACCGCCACGGCAACTTCGTGTTCGGCACCATGAGCGAGCGCGCCGACCAGGCGCCGGTCGGCAGCTTCTACCAGTGGTCCACGCGCCACGGCCTGCGCCGCCTGCCGCTGCCGGGCGTGGCCATTCCCAACGCGATCTGCTTCAGCGCCGACGGCCGCACCCTGTACTACTGCGACTCGGTGCGTCCGCAGATCCTGTGCTGCGACTACGACCCGATCGCTGCGCAGACCAGCAACAGCCGCGTGTTCGCCGAGCTCGACCATCCCGGCGCCGAACCCGACGGCGCCATCGTCGATGCCGAAGGCCACCTGTGGAACGCGCAATGGCGCGCCTGGCGCGTGGTCCGCTACCGGCCCGACGGCAGTATCGAGCGCCGCGTCGCGCTGCCGGTCAAGCATCCCACCTGCCCCGCGCTGGGCGGCGCCGACGGCCGCACGCTGTACCTGAGCACCTCGCGCATCGACCATGCCGACGACGAGCTGGCGCGCACCCCGCAGGCCGGCGGCCTGTTCGTCGCGGCGGTCGGCATCGCCGGCCTGCCGGAAGGACGCATCGCCAGCGCATGA